In Methylomonas sp. MK1, the following are encoded in one genomic region:
- a CDS encoding urease accessory protein UreD — MPANCVASANPAVSTDTTAWEAELTLGFSQRGAKTALVNRSHRGPLTVQRPFYPEGGVCHVYLLHPPGGVVAGDHLTISATVENDAQALITTPAAGKFYRSGGGEARQTINLTVAENASLEWLPQETIVYEGARLNSSMNIDLADQAHFIGWEILALGRPAAGEGFENGAATLNWRISHAGRLVYLERLRLDAEAFQARWGLFGHSAFGTLFVYPATALQLAAVQELIGDEVNRGATLIEGLLICRGLDLRADLLKVFFERVWGLVRGDVAGKEVCAPRIWAT; from the coding sequence TCAACGCGGTGCCAAAACCGCCTTGGTCAACCGCAGCCACCGCGGCCCGTTGACCGTGCAACGCCCCTTCTATCCGGAAGGCGGCGTCTGCCACGTGTATTTGCTGCACCCACCCGGCGGCGTCGTGGCAGGCGATCATTTGACTATCTCAGCGACGGTCGAAAACGATGCCCAAGCACTCATCACCACCCCTGCCGCCGGCAAGTTTTATCGCAGCGGTGGCGGCGAAGCGCGGCAGACCATCAACCTCACAGTTGCTGAAAACGCCAGTTTGGAATGGCTGCCGCAGGAAACTATCGTTTACGAAGGTGCGCGCTTAAATTCCAGCATGAATATCGATTTGGCCGATCAGGCCCACTTCATCGGCTGGGAAATATTGGCCTTGGGCCGCCCAGCCGCCGGCGAAGGCTTCGAGAACGGCGCAGCGACCTTAAACTGGCGCATTAGCCATGCCGGGCGATTGGTTTACTTGGAACGCTTGCGCCTGGATGCCGAAGCCTTCCAAGCCCGTTGGGGTTTGTTTGGGCATTCAGCGTTCGGAACGCTGTTTGTTTATCCGGCTACGGCTTTGCAGTTGGCGGCGGTGCAGGAATTGATAGGGGATGAGGTTAATCGCGGGGCGACTTTGATTGAGGGTTTGTTGATTTGTCGGGGCTTGGATCTTAGGGCGGATTTGTTGAAGGTTTTTTTTGAGAGGGTTTGGGGATTGGTGAGGGGGGATGTTGCTGGGAAAGAGGTTTGTGCGCCAAGGATTTGGGCGACATGA
- the ureA gene encoding urease subunit gamma has product MQLTPREKDKLLLFTAALLAERRKARGLKLNYPEAVAYISAAIMEGARDGQTVAELMAYGRTLLSIDDVMDGIAEMLTEVQVEATFPDGTKLVTVHEPIV; this is encoded by the coding sequence ATGCAATTAACCCCAAGAGAAAAAGACAAACTCCTCCTCTTCACTGCCGCCCTCCTCGCCGAGCGCCGCAAAGCCAGAGGCTTGAAACTTAATTACCCGGAAGCCGTAGCGTATATCTCCGCCGCGATCATGGAAGGCGCACGCGACGGTCAGACCGTGGCCGAGTTGATGGCTTATGGTCGCACGCTATTGAGCATCGACGACGTGATGGACGGCATCGCCGAGATGTTGACCGAGGTGCAGGTGGAGGCGACCTTCCCGGACGGTACCAAACTGGTAACAGTGCATGAGCCGATTGTTTAG
- a CDS encoding urease subunit beta: MIPGEIFPAEGDIELNAGRATVKVLVANSGDRPIQVGSHYHFYETNPALNFDRDAARGFRLDIPAGTAVRFEPGQQREVQLVAFAGERKVYGFRGEVMGALEKTA, encoded by the coding sequence ATGATTCCTGGAGAAATCTTCCCCGCCGAAGGCGACATCGAACTCAACGCCGGTCGCGCCACCGTTAAAGTGCTGGTTGCCAACAGCGGCGACCGGCCAATACAAGTTGGCTCGCATTATCATTTTTACGAAACCAACCCGGCGCTAAATTTCGACCGCGATGCGGCGCGTGGCTTTAGATTGGACATCCCGGCCGGTACGGCTGTGCGTTTTGAGCCGGGCCAGCAACGCGAGGTGCAGTTGGTGGCCTTTGCCGGCGAACGCAAAGTCTACGGCTTTAGGGGCGAGGTGATGGGCGCATTGGAGAAAACCGCATGA
- the ureC gene encoding urease subunit alpha has translation MSKISRAAYADMFGPTTGDRLRLADTDLILEVEADYTVYGDEVKFGGGKVIRDGMGQSQLGNDQAVDLVITNALIIDYWGIVKADVGIKQGRIFMIGKAGNPDIQPGVDIIVGPGTEVIAGEGQILTAGGIDAHIHFICPQQIEEALCSGVTTMIGGGTGPATGTNATTCTPGPWHLQQMLTALDGLPMNFGLLGKGNASLPGALEEQIQAGAMGLKLHEDWGTTPAAIDCCLSVAEDYDVQVAIHTDTLNESGFVEDTFAAFKGRTIHTYHTEGAGGGHAPDIIKACGLSNVLPSSTNPTRPYTVNTVDEHLDMLMVCHHLDPSIPEDVAFAESRIRRETIAAEDILHDLGAFSMISSDSQAMGRVGEVVIRTWQTAHKMKAQRGALGSDTAQNDNFRIKRYIAKYTINPAISHGISHEVGSIEAGKLADLVLWQPAFFGVKPSLIIKGGLIAAAPMGDANASIPTPQPVHYRPMFGSFGRTAANTSMIFLPQAAVTSGLAEQLGLQKRVGTVKNTRNIGKADLKLNDYQPVMEVCPQTYQVRADGELLICEPAVVLPMAQRYFLF, from the coding sequence ATGAGCAAGATTTCGAGAGCGGCTTATGCCGACATGTTCGGCCCCACCACCGGCGACCGCTTGCGGCTGGCCGACACCGATTTGATTCTGGAAGTGGAAGCCGATTACACCGTCTACGGCGACGAGGTGAAATTCGGTGGCGGCAAGGTAATCCGCGACGGCATGGGCCAAAGCCAATTGGGCAACGATCAGGCCGTGGATTTGGTGATCACCAACGCCTTGATCATCGATTATTGGGGCATCGTCAAAGCCGATGTCGGCATCAAGCAGGGAAGGATTTTCATGATCGGCAAGGCCGGTAATCCCGACATTCAACCCGGCGTGGACATCATCGTCGGCCCCGGCACGGAAGTCATTGCCGGCGAAGGCCAGATTTTGACCGCCGGCGGCATCGACGCCCATATCCATTTCATCTGCCCGCAACAAATCGAAGAAGCGCTGTGCTCCGGCGTCACCACCATGATCGGCGGCGGCACCGGCCCGGCCACCGGCACCAACGCCACCACCTGCACACCGGGGCCGTGGCATCTGCAACAAATGCTGACCGCGCTGGACGGTTTGCCGATGAACTTTGGCTTGCTGGGCAAGGGCAACGCCAGCCTGCCCGGCGCGCTGGAGGAACAAATCCAAGCCGGAGCAATGGGCCTGAAACTACACGAAGACTGGGGCACCACGCCGGCGGCGATCGATTGCTGCTTAAGCGTGGCCGAGGACTACGACGTGCAAGTGGCGATCCACACTGACACCTTGAATGAATCGGGGTTTGTCGAAGACACTTTCGCTGCGTTCAAGGGCCGCACCATCCACACTTACCATACCGAAGGCGCCGGCGGCGGTCATGCGCCGGATATCATCAAGGCCTGTGGTTTGAGTAACGTATTACCGTCGTCGACCAACCCGACCCGGCCTTACACGGTCAACACTGTCGATGAGCATCTGGACATGCTGATGGTCTGCCACCATCTCGATCCCAGCATCCCGGAAGACGTGGCATTTGCCGAATCGCGCATCCGCCGCGAAACCATTGCCGCCGAGGACATCTTGCACGACCTGGGCGCGTTTTCGATGATTTCATCGGACTCGCAAGCCATGGGCCGAGTCGGCGAAGTGGTGATCCGCACCTGGCAAACCGCGCACAAAATGAAAGCGCAGCGCGGCGCCTTGGGCAGCGACACCGCGCAAAACGACAATTTCCGCATCAAGCGTTACATTGCCAAATACACCATCAATCCTGCCATCAGCCACGGTATCAGCCACGAAGTGGGCTCCATCGAAGCCGGCAAACTGGCCGATCTGGTGCTCTGGCAACCGGCCTTTTTCGGGGTTAAGCCCAGTTTGATCATCAAAGGCGGCCTGATCGCCGCCGCGCCGATGGGCGACGCCAACGCCTCCATCCCCACCCCGCAACCAGTGCATTACCGGCCGATGTTCGGCAGTTTTGGCCGCACCGCCGCGAATACTTCAATGATCTTTTTGCCGCAAGCGGCTGTGACTTCCGGCTTGGCCGAGCAATTGGGGCTACAAAAACGGGTGGGTACGGTGAAAAACACCCGGAATATCGGTAAGGCGGATTTGAAGTTGAACGACTATCAGCCAGTGATGGAGGTTTGTCCGCAAACTTATCAAGTACGGGCAGATGGGGAGTTGTTGATTTGCGAACCTGCGGTGGTGTTGCCGATGGCGCAGAGGTATTTTTTGTTTTGA
- a CDS encoding IS3 family transposase (programmed frameshift) encodes MKRERRSFDAAFKLQVVQMIHEQGLTVPQVCQELKLGETAVRRWLKQVQAEQSGQPGIGKPLTPDQQRIRQLELENRQLRSDNELLKKGFGLLCQGTAMKHQVIHQLTAEKVVTVQQGCQLLGVSRSGWYAAQRRARQPQALCGTRVRLRSLFEATGQCYGSRRLRKELAEQGIEIGRHRVRSLMKELQIKPIWKPKFVHTTDSNHNLPVYENVLDRQFEQAEANRAWVSDITYIRTLSGWLYLAVVLDLYSRKIVGWAMAPNMPTELVCTALQIAIAQRRPPPGLIVHSDRGSQYASHEYRALLAHHGFQGSMSRKGNCWDNAVMERFFLNLKMERVWHRQYANHTEAIRDVTDYIVNFYNSRRLHSSLGYLPPNGYEMKMADQQPILVSEKS; translated from the exons ATGAAACGAGAAAGGCGAAGTTTTGATGCGGCGTTCAAGCTGCAAGTAGTACAAATGATCCATGAACAGGGACTCACGGTTCCTCAGGTTTGTCAGGAGCTGAAGCTGGGCGAGACTGCGGTACGTCGCTGGCTGAAGCAGGTGCAGGCCGAGCAATCCGGTCAACCGGGCATAGGTAAGCCGTTAACCCCTGACCAGCAGCGGATTCGGCAGCTGGAATTAGAAAATCGGCAACTGCGTTCGGATAACGAATTGCTAAAAAAGG GTTTCGGCCTTCTTTGCCAAGGAACTGCGATGAAACACCAAGTGATTCACCAGTTAACGGCAGAGAAGGTCGTCACGGTGCAGCAGGGTTGTCAGTTACTGGGCGTCAGTCGGTCGGGATGGTATGCGGCCCAGAGACGAGCACGGCAGCCTCAAGCGCTTTGCGGCACGCGGGTTCGACTGCGCAGTCTGTTCGAAGCCACCGGTCAATGCTATGGCAGTCGTCGTCTGCGCAAGGAACTGGCGGAACAGGGAATCGAGATTGGCCGTCATCGGGTGCGCAGCCTGATGAAGGAACTCCAGATCAAGCCGATCTGGAAACCCAAGTTTGTGCATACCACCGATAGCAACCACAACCTGCCGGTGTACGAGAACGTGTTGGATCGCCAGTTTGAGCAAGCCGAGGCCAACCGAGCTTGGGTCTCGGACATTACTTACATACGGACCCTGAGCGGTTGGCTGTATCTGGCGGTGGTGTTGGATCTTTATTCGCGCAAAATCGTCGGTTGGGCCATGGCACCCAACATGCCGACAGAACTGGTCTGCACCGCCTTGCAAATCGCCATCGCCCAGCGCCGACCGCCGCCGGGCCTGATCGTCCATTCCGACCGGGGTAGTCAGTACGCCAGTCACGAATATCGGGCGTTACTGGCCCATCATGGTTTTCAGGGCAGCATGAGTCGTAAGGGCAACTGCTGGGACAATGCCGTAATGGAGCGATTCTTTCTGAATCTTAAAATGGAGCGCGTCTGGCACCGCCAGTATGCCAACCATACCGAGGCCATCCGAGACGTGACCGACTATATCGTCAATTTCTACAACAGTCGGCGCTTGCATTCGTCATTGGGCTACCTGCCGCCCAACGGCTATGAAATGAAAATGGCAGATCAACAACCTATTTTGGTGTCCGAAAAAAGTTGA
- the ureE gene encoding urease accessory protein UreE: MLKLTETTNTEETPDDTLTLPFEARQKSRQPATTKGGIQVGVFLPRGQTLRHGAILTNGQGFKVRIDAAPEQLSVVKCSDQLLFAKACYHLGNRHIALQILPDELRYLADHVLDQMLVGLGLTVEHHTLPFEPESGAYHSHGH, translated from the coding sequence ATGCTAAAACTCACCGAAACCACCAATACCGAAGAAACCCCCGACGACACCCTAACCCTCCCCTTCGAGGCCCGGCAAAAATCCCGCCAACCGGCAACCACAAAAGGCGGCATCCAAGTCGGCGTATTTTTACCCCGGGGCCAAACCCTAAGACACGGGGCAATCCTAACCAACGGCCAAGGCTTTAAAGTGCGCATCGACGCAGCGCCAGAGCAATTGTCGGTGGTGAAATGCAGCGACCAATTATTGTTCGCCAAAGCCTGTTACCACCTGGGCAACCGCCATATCGCCCTGCAAATTCTGCCGGACGAATTGCGTTACCTGGCCGATCATGTGCTGGATCAAATGCTGGTGGGTTTGGGGTTGACGGTCGAACATCACACCCTGCCCTTTGAACCGGAAAGCGGCGCGTATCATAGCCATGGTCACTGA
- a CDS encoding urease accessory protein UreF, which yields MVTDLSLIRLLQLVSPGLPIGMYSYSQGLERAVDDGWLTSTEQVADWLHGLLQNGLTQVDAPILARLYDAWHANDLAGVELWSKTLMACRETAELRAEDRQTGQALARLLVNLELPEAETWQKRPDATLAALFALAATRWQISKTDAVTGYLWGWLENQVLCAVKLVPLGQVAGQKLLKSLAGELPALVDQALQLTDAEIGGSCFGWTLASSRHEMQYSRLFRS from the coding sequence ATGGTCACTGATTTGTCTCTGATAAGGCTGCTGCAACTGGTCAGCCCCGGCTTGCCGATCGGCATGTACAGCTATTCGCAAGGGCTGGAGCGGGCGGTAGACGATGGCTGGCTTACCAGCACCGAGCAAGTGGCCGACTGGCTGCACGGCTTGTTGCAAAATGGCTTAACCCAAGTGGATGCGCCGATTCTGGCTCGGCTTTACGACGCCTGGCACGCGAACGATTTGGCTGGAGTAGAACTTTGGAGCAAAACCTTGATGGCCTGTCGGGAAACCGCCGAATTGCGCGCAGAGGATAGACAAACCGGCCAAGCCTTAGCACGCTTACTGGTGAACTTGGAATTACCAGAAGCGGAGACTTGGCAAAAGCGGCCGGATGCCACCCTGGCGGCTTTGTTTGCCCTGGCTGCAACACGATGGCAAATCAGCAAAACTGACGCAGTCACCGGTTATCTATGGGGCTGGCTGGAAAATCAGGTGTTGTGCGCGGTCAAATTGGTCCCGTTGGGGCAAGTGGCCGGGCAAAAGCTATTAAAAAGTCTGGCGGGGGAATTGCCGGCTTTGGTCGATCAGGCTTTGCAATTAACCGATGCCGAAATCGGCGGCAGTTGCTTTGGCTGGACGCTGGCCAGCAGCCGGCATGAGATGCAATATTCGCGGCTATTCAGATCGTGA
- the ureG gene encoding urease accessory protein UreG has translation MTDKQILRVGIGGPVGSGKTALVDALCKKMRDDYEIGVVTNDIYTREDQQFLIRSQALPEERILGVETGGCPHTAIREDASMNLAAVDELCERWPELDFVMVESGGDNLSATFSPELADLTIYVIDVSAGDKIPRKGGPGITRSDLLVINKIDLAPYVGASLEVMDRDAKKMRGERPFVFTNIKTGNGLEAVADFIVKQGMLQTH, from the coding sequence ATGACTGATAAACAAATATTACGAGTAGGCATCGGCGGCCCGGTCGGCTCGGGTAAGACAGCGCTGGTGGATGCCTTGTGCAAGAAGATGCGCGACGATTACGAGATCGGCGTGGTCACCAACGATATTTACACCCGCGAGGATCAGCAGTTCTTGATTCGTAGCCAGGCCTTGCCGGAAGAGCGGATTTTGGGCGTGGAAACCGGCGGCTGCCCGCATACCGCCATCCGCGAAGACGCGTCGATGAATCTGGCAGCGGTGGATGAGTTGTGCGAGCGCTGGCCAGAGCTGGATTTTGTAATGGTAGAAAGCGGCGGCGACAATCTCAGCGCCACCTTTAGCCCGGAACTGGCTGACCTGACGATTTACGTGATCGACGTGTCGGCCGGAGACAAGATTCCGCGCAAGGGCGGCCCCGGCATCACCCGCTCGGATTTATTGGTGATCAATAAAATCGATCTGGCGCCTTACGTCGGCGCCTCGCTGGAAGTGATGGACCGCGATGCGAAAAAGATGCGCGGCGAGCGGCCGTTCGTGTTTACCAATATCAAAACCGGCAATGGCTTGGAAGCGGTCGCTGACTTTATTGTCAAGCAAGGCATGCTGCAAACGCATTAA
- a CDS encoding glutathione peroxidase — MMKTAFLIASLWACSVSVAGAETCPELLNYKMTKLRSHEQIDFCQAFQGKVILAVNTASNCGYTPQFKGLEALYQKYKDQGLVVVGFPSNDFNQEFAEAEKTANVCYINYGVTFPMLEKSQVKGTGANGFFQKLVKATGQAPAWNFHKYLIDRSGNSVAAFPSDVTPEQLDSKISALLSAK; from the coding sequence ATGATGAAAACCGCGTTTTTAATAGCCAGCTTGTGGGCTTGCTCCGTGTCGGTAGCCGGAGCCGAGACTTGCCCGGAATTGTTGAATTACAAAATGACCAAGCTTCGCTCCCATGAGCAAATCGATTTTTGCCAGGCGTTTCAAGGCAAAGTGATCCTAGCCGTCAATACCGCCAGCAATTGCGGCTACACGCCGCAATTCAAAGGTCTGGAAGCCTTGTATCAAAAGTATAAGGATCAAGGTTTGGTGGTAGTCGGCTTCCCATCCAACGATTTTAATCAGGAGTTCGCCGAAGCGGAGAAAACCGCTAACGTCTGCTATATCAATTACGGCGTGACCTTCCCCATGCTGGAAAAAAGCCAGGTGAAGGGGACAGGGGCGAACGGTTTTTTCCAAAAGTTAGTTAAAGCCACTGGGCAGGCGCCGGCCTGGAATTTTCACAAATACTTGATTGATCGTAGCGGAAATAGCGTGGCGGCCTTTCCCAGCGATGTGACGCCGGAACAGCTGGATTCGAAGATCAGCGCCTTGCTATCCGCTAAATAG
- a CDS encoding DASH family cryptochrome has product MRRIGLYWFGNDLRMHDNPNLQQASAVVDQLLCVYCLDPAWLAPNQYGMANLSAQRWRFLKEALQDLDRNLQQIGQQLLVCYEAPATAISTLVKKHGVSVIYRSRHCGFQERQQWQGLQKLLPGLRFVESDTQTLFNLKDLPFAQLPQSFTPFKDRVEQLPIDHPLPPPDALPPSPEPKSDWLLNFPVYLPASSALDAELAFRGGETAGKKHLKAYFHSSYPSRYKDQRNELDGWENSTKFSPWLAHGNLSVRKIYSSLRRYEQDNGANESTYWLYFELLWREYFQWYGHQYGKQLFAFRGIKQRRPLTCFYPERFQKWCHGYTPYPLVNACMKQLNATGYMSNRGRQIVASCLVNELAVDWRFGAAYFEQHLLDYDVASNWGNWQYQAGVGADPRGQRHFDLEKQTRLYDPDGKFIHKWQAEIRNLPLDSVDAADWPVDPAAAKLASILSA; this is encoded by the coding sequence ATGCGCAGAATAGGGCTTTACTGGTTTGGTAATGATTTACGGATGCATGACAATCCCAACCTGCAACAAGCCAGCGCGGTCGTCGATCAGTTGCTTTGCGTCTATTGTCTGGACCCTGCCTGGCTGGCACCCAACCAGTACGGTATGGCCAACCTGTCGGCCCAGCGTTGGCGGTTTTTAAAAGAAGCCTTGCAGGACCTGGATAGAAATCTCCAGCAAATCGGTCAGCAATTACTGGTTTGTTACGAAGCACCCGCAACGGCTATCAGCACGCTAGTCAAAAAACACGGCGTTTCGGTAATTTATCGCAGCCGCCACTGCGGATTTCAGGAACGGCAACAATGGCAGGGCCTGCAAAAGCTTTTGCCGGGCCTGCGTTTTGTCGAATCGGACACGCAAACCCTGTTCAACCTGAAAGACCTGCCCTTTGCCCAATTGCCGCAGTCCTTTACCCCATTCAAGGACAGGGTCGAGCAGTTGCCCATCGACCATCCCTTACCGCCGCCCGATGCTCTGCCGCCCAGCCCCGAGCCCAAATCGGATTGGCTATTGAATTTCCCGGTGTATTTACCGGCCAGTTCAGCACTCGATGCGGAGTTGGCCTTTCGTGGCGGCGAGACGGCGGGCAAAAAACATCTTAAAGCGTATTTCCACAGCAGCTACCCCAGCCGTTACAAAGACCAGCGCAACGAACTGGACGGTTGGGAAAATTCCACTAAGTTTTCGCCCTGGCTGGCCCACGGCAATCTGTCAGTACGAAAGATCTATTCCAGTTTACGCCGCTACGAACAAGACAATGGCGCCAATGAATCAACCTATTGGCTGTATTTTGAATTGCTCTGGCGGGAGTATTTTCAATGGTACGGCCATCAGTACGGCAAGCAGCTATTTGCGTTTCGCGGCATCAAACAACGCCGGCCATTGACCTGCTTCTATCCGGAACGCTTTCAAAAATGGTGTCACGGTTACACGCCTTATCCGCTGGTAAACGCCTGCATGAAACAACTCAACGCCACCGGCTATATGTCCAATCGCGGTCGGCAAATCGTCGCCAGCTGCTTGGTCAATGAATTGGCCGTGGATTGGCGCTTTGGCGCGGCTTATTTTGAGCAACATTTGCTGGATTACGATGTGGCCAGTAATTGGGGTAATTGGCAATATCAAGCCGGGGTGGGCGCTGACCCGCGCGGCCAGCGGCATTTTGATCTGGAAAAACAAACCAGGTTATACGATCCAGACGGGAAGTTCATTCATAAGTGGCAGGCTGAAATCCGCAATCTACCCTTGGATTCGGTCGATGCCGCCGATTGGCCGGTGGACCCGGCCGCCGCGAAACTGGCATCTATATTGTCGGCTTAG
- a CDS encoding peptidoglycan recognition protein family protein yields the protein MADSVKPTLKDGKVLAAQVTDKISTKIEKGNLVNVHAIVVHQTGSKTSASSFSSYENGKNGAHFLIDVDGSIYQTARVNQKCWHVGEIRSRCYQFGNCSTDELKNVKAILFEQKKSYVARVNKLYQHEKAKTYPDRYPTNEDSIGIEIVSGFSADKGYDLVSDEQNASLKWLIDTLEELLGLTANDIYKHSEVGYKQPSEASSAKW from the coding sequence GTGGCGGATAGTGTAAAACCGACATTGAAGGACGGTAAAGTCTTAGCCGCTCAGGTAACCGACAAGATTTCCACGAAGATCGAGAAAGGTAATTTGGTAAACGTGCATGCAATTGTCGTTCACCAAACCGGCAGCAAAACATCGGCTTCGTCCTTCAGCAGCTACGAAAATGGGAAAAACGGCGCGCATTTTCTAATCGACGTTGATGGCAGCATTTATCAAACCGCGCGGGTAAATCAAAAATGTTGGCATGTCGGCGAAATTCGCAGCCGTTGTTATCAGTTTGGAAATTGCAGTACGGACGAGCTGAAAAATGTAAAAGCTATTCTTTTCGAGCAAAAGAAGTCTTACGTGGCGCGGGTAAATAAACTCTATCAGCACGAAAAAGCTAAAACGTATCCAGATCGCTATCCAACGAATGAAGATTCCATAGGCATAGAAATCGTCTCCGGTTTTTCCGCCGATAAGGGTTATGATTTGGTAAGCGACGAGCAAAATGCATCGCTCAAATGGTTGATAGATACCTTGGAGGAATTGTTGGGGTTGACCGCCAACGACATCTATAAACACTCCGAGGTCGGTTATAAACAACCTAGCGAAGCAAGCTCCGCAAAGTGGTAA
- a CDS encoding DUF6691 family protein has translation MKNTVYLFAYGLLFGLGLIVAGMSNPAKVLAFLDVAGAWDPSLAFVMASALLTLGLARYLMHRNNDAADREQEPSASVPTGVDGKLIAGAAIFGVGWGLSGFCPGPALLGLSAGVLGNYAFVAAMFAGFWLFRLLHQR, from the coding sequence ATGAAAAATACAGTTTATTTATTCGCTTACGGCCTGCTGTTTGGGTTGGGTTTGATTGTGGCCGGCATGAGCAATCCGGCCAAAGTCTTGGCGTTTCTGGATGTGGCGGGGGCATGGGATCCTAGTTTGGCCTTCGTCATGGCTAGTGCTTTGTTGACGCTGGGGCTGGCGCGCTATTTGATGCATCGCAATAATGACGCCGCTGATCGCGAGCAAGAACCTTCCGCTAGCGTACCGACCGGTGTGGATGGCAAACTGATTGCCGGTGCGGCGATATTCGGCGTCGGCTGGGGGCTGTCCGGTTTCTGTCCAGGACCGGCTCTGCTGGGATTAAGCGCCGGGGTGTTGGGTAATTATGCGTTTGTTGCGGCGATGTTTGCCGGGTTTTGGTTGTTTCGCTTGTTGCATCAACGCTAG
- a CDS encoding YeeE/YedE family protein, whose amino-acid sequence MNYLTILSALAGGAMIGLSAALLLFTHKHTAGISGIAAGILPPWSESSVWRGWFLAGLLASAPLYRLSGADIALDLDASPGLLAIAGLLVGYGTRLGGGCTSGHGVCGIARLSVRSIVATLTFMLTAGITVFIVRHLL is encoded by the coding sequence ATGAATTATTTGACGATTTTATCCGCGCTGGCCGGGGGCGCGATGATCGGGCTATCTGCAGCCCTATTGCTGTTTACCCATAAACATACCGCCGGCATCTCCGGCATCGCGGCAGGCATATTACCGCCTTGGAGCGAGAGCAGTGTCTGGCGTGGCTGGTTTCTGGCCGGCCTGCTGGCCAGCGCGCCCCTGTATCGCTTGAGCGGCGCAGACATCGCGCTGGACTTGGATGCCTCGCCCGGTCTGCTGGCAATTGCCGGCCTATTGGTGGGGTACGGTACGCGGCTTGGCGGCGGTTGCACCAGCGGACATGGTGTTTGCGGTATCGCCCGCTTGTCGGTTCGTTCCATCGTGGCGACGCTGACCTTCATGCTGACTGCCGGTATCACAGTATTTATTGTTCGTCACTTGCTCTAA
- the cysK gene encoding cysteine synthase A: protein MPAWYSDNSQSIGRTPLVRINHISQGLNATLLVKIEGRNPSYSVKCRVGAAMVWAAERQGLLKAGKTLLEATSGNSGIALAAVAAARGIPITLTMPDNMSQERRTLLLAYGANLLLTDGALGMRAAVEKAEAIAAADPEHYLLLEQFKNPANPAIHEQTTGPEIWRDSGGQVDIFVAGVGTGGTITGVSRYLKKHCGRPVLSVAVEPSGSPVLSQTRAGLPLQALPHGIQGIGAGFVPQILDLSLIDLIEPVEDAEAIAYTRRLAKEEGIMAGISSGAALAVAVRLAKRPEHAGKIIVAVLPDSGERYLSSSLFGE, encoded by the coding sequence ATGCCCGCTTGGTACTCAGATAATTCCCAGTCGATAGGTCGAACGCCTTTGGTGCGGATCAATCATATCAGCCAAGGATTGAACGCGACGCTGCTGGTGAAAATTGAAGGCCGCAATCCGTCCTATTCGGTGAAATGTCGGGTCGGTGCGGCGATGGTCTGGGCCGCCGAGCGTCAAGGCTTATTAAAGGCAGGCAAAACTTTACTGGAAGCCACCAGCGGTAATTCCGGTATTGCGTTGGCTGCGGTGGCTGCCGCGCGTGGCATTCCCATCACGTTAACGATGCCGGACAATATGAGCCAGGAGCGCCGCACATTATTATTGGCGTATGGGGCGAACTTGCTGCTGACCGATGGCGCGCTGGGTATGCGCGCAGCAGTGGAAAAGGCTGAGGCGATTGCCGCGGCCGACCCTGAGCATTATCTATTGCTGGAACAATTTAAAAATCCGGCTAATCCGGCGATCCACGAGCAAACCACCGGCCCGGAAATTTGGCGCGATAGCGGCGGCCAGGTCGATATCTTTGTCGCCGGCGTCGGCACCGGCGGTACGATTACCGGTGTGTCGCGTTATCTGAAAAAACATTGCGGTAGACCGGTACTCAGTGTCGCTGTCGAGCCGTCCGGCAGTCCGGTATTAAGCCAGACCCGCGCCGGGTTGCCTTTGCAAGCCTTGCCGCATGGCATTCAAGGCATAGGTGCCGGCTTTGTGCCGCAGATTTTGGATTTGTCGTTGATTGACTTGATCGAGCCGGTGGAAGACGCTGAAGCCATCGCCTATACACGACGCCTTGCTAAGGAAGAGGGCATTATGGCCGGTATTTCCAGCGGCGCGGCGCTTGCTGTTGCAGTGCGTCTGGCCAAGCGTCCGGAACATGCCGGCAAGATTATCGTCGCGGTGTTGCCGGATTCCGGTGAACGTTATTTGAGCTCGTCGCTGTTCGGCGAGTAA